The Alkalihalophilus pseudofirmus nucleotide sequence CAATAAAATCTAATTTGAAGTCAATATTAGATGAGCGAAACCTATCTGTATTGCAGGTTTCAAAAGACATAGACTATCGCTATGAGTCTTTAAGGATGATGTATAATAATCAAAATAAACATTTTCCCAAGAAACTTTTAGATAAACTATGTGAATATTTGAATGTGCAACCTAGTGATTTAATTAGCTATGAAGAAGAGAAGAAGACATAAAAAATAGCCTCTTGGATTTTTAGTTTGCTGCACATATATCAATTTTTACATAACCAATAAATAGTAGGACTAACAGCCAATAATACCAACCCACCAAAAATAAGAGGTAATATTGGTGGGTTTTGAATTGCCCAAGACATAAATTCACTCATAGTTACCCTCCTAAATAAGCAATAAAAAAAGACCTGTTACAAGT carries:
- a CDS encoding helix-turn-helix domain-containing protein, with the protein product MTIKSNLKSILDERNLSVLQVSKDIDYRYESLRMMYNNQNKHFPKKLLDKLCEYLNVQPSDLISYEEEKKT